A region from the Chelmon rostratus isolate fCheRos1 chromosome 6, fCheRos1.pri, whole genome shotgun sequence genome encodes:
- the hsf4 gene encoding heat shock factor protein 4: MQESPGAMGVDGSYASNVPAFLTKLWTLVEDPDTNHLICWSATGTSFHVFDQGRFAKEVLPKYFKHNNMASFVRQLNMYGFRKVVNIEQSGLVKPERDDTEFQHLYFLQGHEHMLEHIKRKVSIVKSEETKVRQEDLSKLLYEVQLLRTQQDNMECQMQDMKQQNEVLWREVVSLRQNHTQQQKVMNKLIQFLFSQMQSNTPSTVGLKRKLPLMLDDGSPSPPASKFSHSHPMEPMHEPFYIQSPSSDTASCSTSGLTGGPIISDVTDMSQASMALQMQPDETGEKCMMLIKEEPVSPGVRGAGTGGSVGGGEAVALTSSCEVCASEPPVLPVAMVQSVLEGRGSVASMVERRSKRPALDRVEVSDAVENVDMSLEELQQLLRSHQQSTVEAGASAVMDPFSLNLPLTEWNFTEMESNLKSYMFQNQEAEAFPATGCEEQ, encoded by the exons ATGCAGGAGTCTCCAGGTGCCATGGGCGTAGATGGCAGCTACGCCAGCAACGTTCCAGCCTTTCTCACAAAGCTGTGGACCCTGGTGGAGGATCCAGACACCAACCATCTCATCTGCTGGAGCGCT ACTGGGACTAGTTTCCATGTGTTTGACCAGGGACGCTTTGCCAAGGAAGTTCTGCCAAAGTACTTCAAACACAATAATATGGCAAGCTTCGTTCGACAGCTCAACATGT ATGGTTTCCGTAAGGTGGTGAACATTGAGCAGAGCGGTCTGGTGAAGCCTGAGAGAGATGACACAGAGTTTCAACATCTGTACTTCCTCCAGGGACATGAGCACATGCTAGAACACATCAAGAGGAAg GTATCCATAGTGAAGAGTGAGGAGACCAAAGTTCGTCAGGAGGACCTCAGTAAACTGCTGTATGAGGTTCAGCTTCTCAGAACGCAACAGGACAACATGGAGTGTCAGATGCAGGACATGAAACA GCAAAACGAAGTACTGTGGCGAGAGGTGGTCTCACTGAGACAGaaccacacacagcaacagaaagtCATGAACAag ctgattcagtttctgttcagcCAGATGCAGTCTAACACACCCAGCACTGTGGGCCTAAAGAGAAAGCT GCCTCTGATGTTGGACGATGGCTCGCCCAGCCCCCCTGCCTCCAAGTTCAGCCATAGTCACCCAATGGAACCCATGCATGAGCCCTTCTACATCCAATCT ccaTCCAGTGATACTGCTTCCTGCTCCACTAGTGGGCTGACAGGAGGACCAATCATATCAGATGTTACTGACATGTCTCAGGCCAGCATGGCCCTCCAGATGCAGCCCGATGAGACCGG GGAGAAGTGCATGATGCTTATCAAAGAGGAGCCTGTGAGTCCAGGAGTGAGAGGAGCAGGGACAGGAGGCAGTGTAGGGGGAGGAGAGGCCGTAGCATTGACCTCCTCCTGTGAGGTGTGCGCCTCAGAACCTCCGGTCCTACCCGTCGCAATGGTCCAGTCTGTTCTGGAGGGGAGGGGCTCTGTGGCCTCTATGGTAGAGAGGAGGAGTAAGAGACCTGCCCTGGACAG agtggaGGTTTCAGATGCCGTGGAGAATGTGGATATGAGCCTGGAGGAgcttcagcagctgctcaggaGCCATCAGCAGAGCACTGTGGAGGCCGGGGCCAGTGCTGTTATGGAT ccCTTCAGTTTAAACCTGCCTCTGACTGAGTGGAACTTCACAGAGATGGAGTCTAACCTCAAATCA tACATGTTCCAGAACCAGGAAGCGGAGGCTTTTCCAGCTACAGGCTGTGAGGAACAGTGA